The Sorangiineae bacterium MSr11954 DNA segment CACGTGGGTATACGCCGAGACCACCAGCTGGGTCGCCGTCACGCTCAAGGAGGTCTCGAAGGGCACGCGCCTCGAGCTCGAGCACACCACCTATGTCGACGATCACTGGAACCAATTCGGCCCCGGCGCCACGGGCGTCGGCTGGGATCTCGCCATCACGGGCCTCGGCCACCATTTGGCGACCGGCGCGGCCGTCGATCCCAAAGATGCCGCCGAGTGGCCGCTCTCCGAAGAAGGCAAAGACTTCGCGCGCAGGAGCAGCGACGATTGGTGCCGCGCCGCCATCGCCTCCGGCACCGATCCCGCCGTGGCCAAAGCATCCGCGGCGCGCACCACCGCCTTCTACACGGGTGAGGGCGAGCCTCCCGCGCACACCTGATGCACGCATTCGACGTCCTGGGCGATCCGGTACGACGCCGCATCCTGGAGCTCCTCGCCGGCGGCGAGCTCTCGTCCGGTGACATCGTATCCGCCGTCCAGCGCGAATTTGCCATTACGCAATCCGCCGTATCCCAACACCTCAAAGTCCTCCGCGAAAACGGATTTGCCACCGTCCGCGTCGACGGCCCGCGCCGCCTGTACACCGTCGACGCCGCGCCGCTTCGACAGGTCGACTCCTGGCTCGATCGATTCCGCCAATTCTGGGAGCCGCGCTTCGACGCCCTGGCCACCGAGATCGCACGAGGGAAGCGGAAACGGCGTCAGGAGTGAGAGGGATGAAGGCGCCGTTCACCCCTCTCCCAAGGCGCTATCGGCAAGAACCGTTCGACCAACGCGTCGACCACCACCCGCGTCTTGAGCGGCAAGGGAGCCCTCCCCAACCAGAGCACGTGAATGGGAAATACCTCGATCGAATGACCGGGGAGCACCTCCTCGAGCGCGCCCGACGCGAGGTGCTCGGCGACGAGCCACGATGGCAGGCGCGCCACCCCCTGGCCGGCGAGGGCCGCGTCCGCGACGGCGTCCACGCGATCGAAGCACAAACGGCTTCGTAAGTTGACCGATTGCACCTTGCCGTCGGGCGTGGTCAGGCACCACGCCCGCGTGCCGCGCCGATCCAGAATGGAGTCGTGGGATTGGACATCCGCGACCCGATGCGGGCGCCCATGGCGGTCGAGGTACGCGGGGGCGGCGCAGAGGACTCGCTTTTGCACACCGAGGTAGCGCGCCACCGTCGTACCGTCGTCGCCCAAGGTGCCGATTCGGATCTTGAGGTCGGCGCCCTCGCGGACGAAATCCGTTCTCCGATTCGAGAACGAAATGTCGAACCGAAGCGCCGCATGGCGCTCTGCGAGCTCGAGCAAGATCGGCACGACCCACCTTTGCCCGAACGACACCGGAAGATCGATCCTGACCCGGCCCGACGGCGCACCTTTGCGCGCGGCGAGCGCCGTTTCGCCCTTCTCCAACTCGGCCAGCGCCCGGACGCAGCTCGCATGGAACGTGCGGCCCTCGTCGGTCAGGCGGAGGCTTCGCGTGGTTCGATGAAAGAGCCGCGTGCCCAATCGTCGTTCGAGCTTGGCGATGCTCTTTCCAACCGCCGAACGCGACAGCGACAACCGCTCCCCCGCGACGGTGAAGCTCCCAGCCTCCGCGACGGCGACGAACGCCTGAAGTCCGTTGAACCGATCGTCCGAAAGCATGCCCGACACCATGATGGTGCAATTGGGGAATTTCGTTCCCCAGTCAAGCAGCTACATGGCACTACACGGGAACGGGAATCGCGCTACACCCCTTTTTCGAAAGGGAAATGGCCGATGGAAAATCGAACGGTCGTCATCGTGGGTGGGAGCTCGGGGATGGGATTGCGCGTGGCCGAGCGGGTCGTGGAGCTCGGGGGCCAGGTGGTCCTCGGCGCGCGCTCGCGCGAGCGGCTCGAGGCCGCGGTGGATCGTCTCGGCCCGCGGGCGCGCGGTGTTTCCATCGACACGAGCGACAAGGAGAGCATCGCGGCCTTCTTCGAGCAGATCCCCTCGCTCGATCATTTGTTTACGCCCGGCTCGTCCCACCTCGGCGCCGGCCCCATCGACACGATTTCGGACGAGGTGGCCGAGAGCCCGTTCCGTTCGAAGTTCTGGGGCCAATATTGGTCGGTGAAGCACGCGCGGCCGCGCATGGCGCCGGGCGGCTCCATCGTGCTCATGGGCGGCGCATACGGCGCGCATCCGCCGAGAGCCGCAGCGGCGTATGCCGCGTGCAACTCCGCCGTCGAGAGCTTGGGCCGCGCGCTGGCCGTGGAGCTCGCCCCCTTGCGCGTCAATGTGGTATCGCCGGGTCTCATCGACAGCGCTCTTTGGCAAAGGCGCCCCGAGCCCCAACGCACCCAAGCGTATTCGGCCTACGCCGAAGCATCGCTGCTCGGGCGCGTAGGAACCGTCGACGAGGTCGCCGGCGCGGTGCTCTTCTTGATGCAGAACACCTACACGACGGGCTCCGTGCTCTATCCCGATGGCGGCTACGTCTTGCGCTAGGCGTCGTCTTTCGTCCGAGCGTAAGCTCCTTTCGCACGCTCGCCCGTCGCGATACGCTCGCGCGCGATGAAGGTCATTCGCTCTTCCGACAATCGCCGCATGCCTTGGCGCAATGGAGGTGGGACCACCACCGAGATCGCCATCGACCCCGAGGGCGCCGCCCTTTCCGGAGAGCGTTTCATCTACCGTATAAGCGTCGCCGACGTCGCGTCGGATGGTCCATTCTCACGTTTCGAGGGCTACGACCGACACATCATGCTCCTCGAGGGCGCAGGCATGACCCTGGACTGCGGAGCCCACGGCCGCGTCGAGCTCGCGCGCCCTCTCGAGCCGCGCACCTTCTCCGGCGATTGGGATGTTCACGGAACGCTTCTCGATGGGCCAGTCCGTGACTTCAATGTCATCGTCGACCGCGCGCGAGCCTCGGCGACCCTCACCCCGAGCCTCGTCTCCGTCCCCTCCAGGGTCGCCATCGAGGCAGGCGAGACCTGCTTGATTCACGTGCTCTCCGGAGAGCTCGCGCAAGCTCCGGCAGGCGACACGCTCGTCGCCCAAACGTCATTCGATCTCGAACCACGAACGCCATCGCGGATCGC contains these protein-coding regions:
- a CDS encoding SRPBCC family protein: MKIDVVRYIGAVTREVRESEQNGRPARVVVASRTYDTSIEDLWDAITNPERIPRWFLPVTGDLRAGGRYQLQGNAGGEITECAPPRRFSLTWVYAETTSWVAVTLKEVSKGTRLELEHTTYVDDHWNQFGPGATGVGWDLAITGLGHHLATGAAVDPKDAAEWPLSEEGKDFARRSSDDWCRAAIASGTDPAVAKASAARTTAFYTGEGEPPAHT
- a CDS encoding SDR family oxidoreductase is translated as MENRTVVIVGGSSGMGLRVAERVVELGGQVVLGARSRERLEAAVDRLGPRARGVSIDTSDKESIAAFFEQIPSLDHLFTPGSSHLGAGPIDTISDEVAESPFRSKFWGQYWSVKHARPRMAPGGSIVLMGGAYGAHPPRAAAAYAACNSAVESLGRALAVELAPLRVNVVSPGLIDSALWQRRPEPQRTQAYSAYAEASLLGRVGTVDEVAGAVLFLMQNTYTTGSVLYPDGGYVLR
- a CDS encoding metalloregulator ArsR/SmtB family transcription factor, encoding MHAFDVLGDPVRRRILELLAGGELSSGDIVSAVQREFAITQSAVSQHLKVLRENGFATVRVDGPRRLYTVDAAPLRQVDSWLDRFRQFWEPRFDALATEIARGKRKRRQE
- a CDS encoding LysR family transcriptional regulator — its product is MLSDDRFNGLQAFVAVAEAGSFTVAGERLSLSRSAVGKSIAKLERRLGTRLFHRTTRSLRLTDEGRTFHASCVRALAELEKGETALAARKGAPSGRVRIDLPVSFGQRWVVPILLELAERHAALRFDISFSNRRTDFVREGADLKIRIGTLGDDGTTVARYLGVQKRVLCAAPAYLDRHGRPHRVADVQSHDSILDRRGTRAWCLTTPDGKVQSVNLRSRLCFDRVDAVADAALAGQGVARLPSWLVAEHLASGALEEVLPGHSIEVFPIHVLWLGRAPLPLKTRVVVDALVERFLPIAPWERGERRLHPSHS
- a CDS encoding HutD family protein, which produces MPWRNGGGTTTEIAIDPEGAALSGERFIYRISVADVASDGPFSRFEGYDRHIMLLEGAGMTLDCGAHGRVELARPLEPRTFSGDWDVHGTLLDGPVRDFNVIVDRARASATLTPSLVSVPSRVAIEAGETCLIHVLSGELAQAPAGDTLVAQTSFDLEPRTPSRIALIRIVVHS